In Jaculus jaculus isolate mJacJac1 chromosome 11, mJacJac1.mat.Y.cur, whole genome shotgun sequence, the following proteins share a genomic window:
- the LOC101599355 gene encoding 28S ribosomal protein S36, mitochondrial-like, whose protein sequence is MKGSKMVSATRVVQVVKPQTPLIRLPNRRDNPKLSASEAMRSAGLPPHSIITQHSKGGKAPGLLMHQGPPDTANIIKTLLQKYRRKLISQEEMEFIQHGGPE, encoded by the coding sequence ATGAAGGGCAGCAAGATGGTATCCGCCACCAGGGTGGTTCAGGTAGTAAAGCCACAAACTCCACTGATAAGGCTCCCTAACAGAAGAGACAATCCTAAACTTAGTGCCTCAGAAGCTATGAGATCAGCAGGGCTCCCGCCCCACTCTATAATCACACAGCATTCTAAAGGAGGTAAAGCCCCAGGTTTGCTGATGCACCAGGGtccaccagacactgcaaacataaTCAAAACCTTACTTCAGAAATACAGAAGGAAACTGATCTCTCAAGAAGAAATGGAATTTATCCAACATGGAGGTCCAGAATGA